A window from Leuconostoc mesenteroides subsp. mesenteroides encodes these proteins:
- a CDS encoding DegV family EDD domain-containing protein: protein MSKIAVIIDSSSAMPVAIRNRYHIFQVNDPIIFGDEVYKETVDIHNLGELVKMMQEKKQVASTSQPAPGDWEEALNLAKASGYNQAILITLSSGISGTYQTANAIAQSYDGMDEVRAWNSKIAVMGAGVQAILAAAMAEKKRSLDEIMTSLEQLRSTVDVRFVVNDISHLQRTGRLSRGQALIGGLLNIKPILSMDVQDEGKIGAVGKARKMSGALKEIKEPLRQSLAEADYPVRAYVIDGNNAKLGDKWLKDLQSEYPTVKFERGVIGAFIGVHTGDGAMGIIWARDWEDLI from the coding sequence ATGAGTAAAATAGCAGTTATTATTGATTCATCTTCGGCAATGCCAGTAGCTATTCGTAACCGGTATCATATTTTTCAAGTGAACGATCCCATTATTTTTGGGGATGAAGTCTACAAGGAGACTGTAGATATTCATAATTTGGGTGAACTTGTTAAAATGATGCAAGAAAAAAAGCAAGTGGCCTCTACTTCTCAACCGGCTCCTGGTGATTGGGAAGAAGCATTGAATTTAGCTAAAGCATCTGGTTATAATCAAGCTATTTTGATTACACTTTCATCTGGCATTTCAGGTACCTATCAAACAGCCAATGCCATTGCGCAATCATATGACGGGATGGATGAAGTTCGTGCGTGGAATTCAAAAATAGCGGTAATGGGTGCTGGGGTACAAGCTATATTAGCAGCTGCCATGGCGGAGAAGAAGCGTTCACTTGATGAAATTATGACATCATTAGAACAGCTACGATCAACCGTTGACGTTCGCTTTGTTGTAAATGATATTTCACATTTACAACGTACAGGTCGCTTATCACGGGGACAAGCGTTAATTGGTGGTTTGTTAAATATCAAACCAATTTTGTCCATGGATGTTCAAGACGAAGGGAAAATCGGAGCTGTTGGTAAGGCACGCAAGATGAGTGGAGCTTTAAAAGAAATAAAAGAACCATTACGGCAGTCGTTAGCAGAAGCCGATTATCCTGTTCGGGCCTATGTAATTGACGGCAATAACGCGAAATTAGGCGATAAATGGTTGAAAGATCTACAGTCTGAATATCCCACTGTTAAATTTGAACGTGGTGTAATTGGTGCATTTATTGGCGTACATACAGGTGATGGCGCTATGGGTATAATTTGGGCACGGGATTGGGAAGATTTGATTTAA
- a CDS encoding hemolysin III → MQRSKRFQIVYEVLNAVTHGLGFILAIIAGVMLMVHVLSKPVTALTLTAVIIYISTVGFFLLASTLFHSLVFTRAAKIFQFFDHAGIYLVILGSYTPYTWLLIKGGIGWTIWGAILAMTIAGFVYDLFFVGRWPWVSVTIYLVMGWLIILAMPILWGVLSHTAFWLLVAGGVTYSAGTIFYLIPKIPMGHVYWHLFVLGGAGLMFASIYISL, encoded by the coding sequence ATGCAACGATCAAAACGTTTTCAAATTGTTTATGAAGTCCTCAACGCAGTAACGCACGGTTTAGGGTTCATTTTAGCTATAATTGCCGGTGTAATGTTAATGGTTCATGTGTTGAGCAAACCAGTGACTGCATTGACCTTAACTGCGGTAATCATCTATATTAGTACGGTTGGTTTTTTTCTACTTGCCTCAACGCTATTTCATTCACTCGTATTTACTCGCGCGGCAAAAATCTTTCAATTTTTTGACCATGCAGGTATATACCTTGTCATATTGGGAAGTTATACGCCTTACACATGGTTATTGATTAAAGGCGGGATTGGCTGGACTATTTGGGGTGCTATTTTGGCAATGACGATTGCCGGATTTGTTTATGATTTATTTTTTGTTGGGCGATGGCCTTGGGTATCAGTGACGATTTACCTGGTTATGGGGTGGTTGATTATTCTAGCCATGCCGATTCTCTGGGGTGTTTTGTCACATACTGCATTTTGGTTACTTGTTGCTGGCGGCGTGACTTATTCGGCAGGAACTATTTTTTATCTCATTCCTAAAATTCCAATGGGTCATGTTTATTGGCACCTTTTCGTTTTAGGTGGTGCTGGATTAATGTTTGCTAGTATCTATATTTCTTTGTAA